The Ictidomys tridecemlineatus isolate mIctTri1 chromosome 6, mIctTri1.hap1, whole genome shotgun sequence genome includes a region encoding these proteins:
- the LOC144364925 gene encoding uncharacterized protein LOC144364925, translating into MNSAEPRGKEETGEGRAVGGGRRAGPRAALPPIPRPSEPAARLDAAFRQLGEGSGHVPFQSSATRRQVPQALLGGARLPAEAAPRPPPPSAPARLLPRARVPGPRAKVPTRPLQRGASTGSGGFPHPNAELFPSP; encoded by the coding sequence ATGAACTCAGCGGAGCCCCGGGGAAAGGAGGAGACAGGCGAGGGCAGGGCGGTGGGCGGTGGGCGCCGGGCGGGGCCGCGCGCCGCCCTCCCGCCCATCCCGCGGCCGTCCGAGCCCGCTGCGCGGCTGGACGCCGCGTTTCGGCAGCTCGGGGAGGGGTCGGGTCACGTTCCCTTCCAGAGTTCGGCGACTCGGAGGCAGGTTCCGCAGGCGCTGCTGGGAGGAGCCCGGCTGCCCGCGGAAGCGGCCCCgcggcctcctcctccttccGCGCCCGCGCGCCTGCTGCCCCGGGCTCGCGTCCCCGGACCCCGAGCTAAGGTCCCTACCCGCCCCCTCCAGCGCGGCGCCTCAACAGGTTCTGGAGGCTTCCCCCACCCGAACGCAgaactttttccttctccttag